From Desulfomicrobium apsheronum, the proteins below share one genomic window:
- a CDS encoding periplasmic heavy metal sensor, whose amino-acid sequence MKTYRNAIALTLTLAFVTIFTGLASGQGHGMMGGGMMGMSPAQQATMQKMHANFSAATADLNKQLLAKESELNAQLYSGKTDDKKVEALTTEINALRANLYTEQVKLNKQMAKEGIMPMGNCPMMNGGMQQGGMGMMGGGMQQGGMGMMGGGMQQGGMGMMGGGMQQGGMGMMGGGMQQGGMGMMGNGMQPGNGTINHTPTGHGGNAPVNQ is encoded by the coding sequence ATGAAAACGTATCGTAACGCTATTGCCCTGACTTTGACCTTGGCTTTTGTAACCATCTTCACCGGCCTTGCAAGTGGGCAGGGACATGGAATGATGGGTGGAGGAATGATGGGAATGAGCCCGGCACAACAGGCTACCATGCAAAAGATGCACGCAAACTTCTCTGCCGCGACAGCAGACCTGAACAAGCAACTTTTAGCCAAGGAATCCGAACTCAATGCCCAACTTTACAGCGGAAAGACCGATGACAAAAAGGTCGAAGCCTTGACCACGGAAATCAATGCCTTACGCGCCAATTTGTACACAGAACAAGTCAAACTGAACAAGCAGATGGCCAAGGAGGGTATTATGCCCATGGGTAACTGTCCGATGATGAACGGTGGAATGCAGCAAGGCGGAATGGGTATGATGGGTGGCGGAATGCAGCAAGGCGGAATGGGTATGATGGGTGGTGGAATGCAGCAAGGCGGAATGGGTATGATGGGTGGCGGAATGCAGCAAGGCGGAATGGGTATGATGGGTGGCGGAATGCAGCAAGGCGGAATGGGTATGATGGGTAACGGAATGCAGCCTGGAAACGGCACTATTAACCATACCCCCACTGGCCACGGAGGCAACGCCCCTGTCAATCAGTAA
- a CDS encoding tetratricopeptide repeat protein → MNNVSTYAEFPIRKIVVAMMGAAIIAIFLTAFFTGANAPFEHQAGQKKTGQSDEMSELAPLMARIKANPQDADALIGLAEIFSRSKDWQKSEHFWSKVVELDPKNIGAHYHRGFTLIQLERYAEAIAEYEFILQAQPESPQALYYLGAINKYGLQKPDEAKKFFQQALALKPEDRELVMAIENELAETK, encoded by the coding sequence ATGAATAACGTGTCCACATATGCTGAATTTCCAATACGAAAAATAGTCGTGGCGATGATGGGCGCAGCTATCATTGCGATTTTTTTGACCGCATTTTTTACAGGTGCAAACGCCCCTTTTGAACACCAGGCTGGGCAGAAGAAAACCGGCCAATCTGACGAAATGTCAGAACTGGCTCCTCTCATGGCCAGAATCAAGGCAAACCCTCAAGACGCGGATGCCCTCATCGGTTTGGCCGAAATCTTCAGCCGTTCCAAAGATTGGCAAAAATCCGAACATTTTTGGTCAAAGGTGGTCGAACTTGATCCGAAAAATATTGGAGCACATTACCACCGAGGGTTTACGCTGATTCAACTCGAACGATATGCGGAGGCGATAGCCGAGTATGAGTTTATTTTACAGGCCCAGCCTGAATCGCCCCAAGCCCTTTATTACCTCGGTGCGATTAACAAGTACGGACTTCAGAAACCGGACGAAGCGAAAAAATTCTTTCAGCAGGCCTTAGCCCTAAAACCAGAAGACCGGGAATTGGTTATGGCGATCGAAAACGAGCTTGCGGAGACTAAGTAG
- a CDS encoding MCP four helix bundle domain-containing protein — protein MLENIKISTRMILSYGVITILMVGIGLYSSLALHAGKSNINDITKLIFQITQVNNIINNVSIVASEFITIIIDPDKSLKENELQRIAVYRKNENKLFAILIKKVSDEKGVALVKAAAELRNTYVQVSDKFIGLVTEGQIQDALQLMFGEMRQAQSAYLQSLDDLVTVMEERSLAASVHADKQASAAEIYILILLGGFVIVSVLISFFTIRSITGSVDKDLALRCSHGPG, from the coding sequence ATGCTTGAAAATATAAAAATTAGTACGCGGATGATTTTAAGTTATGGAGTGATAACCATACTCATGGTTGGTATTGGACTTTACAGTTCACTAGCTCTACATGCAGGCAAAAGTAATATTAATGACATTACAAAACTTATTTTTCAAATTACGCAAGTAAATAATATTATTAATAATGTTAGTATCGTCGCTAGTGAGTTCATAACTATCATTATTGATCCTGATAAAAGTCTAAAGGAAAATGAATTACAGCGTATAGCTGTCTATCGAAAGAATGAAAATAAACTTTTTGCGATATTGATAAAGAAAGTTTCAGATGAAAAGGGCGTGGCGCTAGTCAAAGCAGCTGCGGAATTGAGAAACACATACGTCCAAGTTTCGGATAAATTCATAGGGTTGGTTACGGAAGGACAAATTCAGGATGCCCTCCAATTGATGTTTGGGGAAATGCGCCAAGCCCAGAGCGCATATCTGCAATCGTTGGACGACTTGGTCACGGTCATGGAAGAGAGATCTCTGGCTGCTTCTGTTCATGCCGACAAGCAGGCCAGCGCTGCGGAAATATATATTCTTATCCTTCTTGGCGGTTTCGTGATCGTGAGCGTTCTCATCTCCTTTTTCACGATTCGCTCTATCACCGGTTCCGTAGACAAAGACCTCGCTCTTCGTTGCAGTCATGGCCCTGGATGA
- a CDS encoding ATP-binding protein, which translates to MMKKSLDRQRSWMKIPPWLIIGAAGIMTAIVVVMAVRNTHREKALTSQTLMEKGATIIRAFESAARTGMGMHWSGRQLQILLHETAGQASILYMAVTDENGMILAHSDQTKIGEKLYDRQKIQSLEVNTVEKWRIEDGSNKQRVFEVYRNFAPMAGRPVLDHSGGMGGQDWCDWGQGGGTPSPARQIIFAGFDVTPFEEAQAEDFRNTVVLSSVLLLLGIGGVMMLFGAQSYRLSRRQLQNTQAFSSEIIKNLPVGLITTGSDGRVAVVNGAAEKIFGLEASLVSGKLPDDILPANLCNLNDVIDSGEAIIEREIECAVDSKAIPLSVSAAKITNEMGDFLGNILILRDLGEVKRLQEEVRRKEKLAALGSLAAGIAHEIRNPLSSIKGFAKYFEGHCEEGSEGRKLVAVMTKEVDRLNRVITELLEFAKPSDLKTRPTNVNDIIEHSLRLIRQDANAKRIRVEFTRDEQLPNAEIDPDRFTQALLNLYLNAVQAMENGGILAVRASTAGVNEIRIEIEDSGKGIPSESLGSIFNPYFTTKSSGTGLGLAIVHKVIESHQGEIKVRSAAGKGTAFSILIPTQRRKGEIHGRQT; encoded by the coding sequence ATGATGAAGAAATCCTTGGATAGACAACGTTCCTGGATGAAAATCCCCCCCTGGCTTATCATCGGAGCGGCCGGAATCATGACCGCAATAGTCGTTGTCATGGCCGTTCGGAACACCCACCGGGAAAAGGCTTTGACTTCCCAGACGTTAATGGAAAAGGGAGCGACCATAATAAGAGCCTTTGAGTCGGCAGCTAGGACTGGCATGGGTATGCACTGGAGTGGACGCCAACTTCAAATTCTTCTCCACGAGACCGCAGGCCAAGCCAGTATCCTTTACATGGCAGTGACCGACGAGAATGGGATGATCCTTGCTCACAGCGATCAGACCAAGATTGGGGAAAAATTGTATGATCGGCAGAAGATTCAGTCCCTGGAAGTGAACACCGTTGAAAAATGGCGGATTGAGGACGGTTCCAACAAACAGCGAGTCTTTGAAGTCTATCGCAACTTTGCGCCTATGGCTGGGCGACCTGTGCTTGACCATAGCGGTGGAATGGGCGGACAAGATTGGTGCGATTGGGGGCAAGGAGGAGGTACACCCAGTCCGGCCCGACAAATCATCTTCGCCGGCTTCGATGTTACACCATTCGAGGAGGCCCAAGCCGAGGACTTCCGTAATACTGTAGTTCTTTCCTCCGTTCTTCTCCTACTTGGAATCGGTGGCGTCATGATGCTTTTCGGGGCACAAAGCTACCGCCTATCCAGGAGACAACTCCAAAACACTCAAGCATTCTCATCAGAGATTATCAAAAATCTTCCAGTCGGTCTCATCACTACTGGAAGCGATGGACGCGTGGCAGTCGTGAATGGGGCAGCAGAAAAAATATTCGGGCTTGAAGCGTCCCTCGTGTCGGGCAAACTGCCTGATGACATACTGCCGGCGAACTTGTGCAATCTGAATGATGTCATCGATAGCGGAGAAGCGATCATTGAGCGTGAAATCGAGTGCGCCGTTGACAGCAAGGCCATACCATTGAGTGTGAGCGCCGCAAAGATCACCAACGAAATGGGAGACTTTCTCGGAAACATCTTGATCCTCAGAGATCTTGGAGAAGTTAAACGGCTCCAGGAGGAGGTGCGCCGCAAGGAGAAACTTGCTGCATTGGGCAGTCTCGCGGCTGGCATTGCTCACGAAATCAGGAATCCGCTATCATCAATCAAAGGATTCGCTAAATATTTTGAAGGTCACTGCGAAGAAGGCAGCGAAGGACGGAAACTTGTTGCAGTCATGACCAAGGAAGTGGACCGTTTGAACAGAGTCATCACTGAACTGCTGGAGTTCGCCAAGCCTTCCGACCTGAAGACCCGCCCGACAAATGTAAATGACATCATTGAACACTCACTTCGCCTCATCCGCCAAGATGCTAATGCCAAAAGAATTCGAGTAGAATTTACCCGGGACGAACAACTCCCCAACGCTGAGATTGATCCTGATCGTTTCACGCAGGCATTGCTCAATCTCTACCTGAACGCAGTCCAAGCTATGGAAAACGGTGGAATACTTGCTGTTCGAGCATCCACTGCTGGCGTGAACGAAATCCGCATCGAAATAGAGGACTCAGGTAAGGGCATCCCGTCAGAAAGCCTTGGAAGCATATTCAACCCATATTTCACCACGAAATCCTCGGGCACCGGCCTTGGCCTTGCCATAGTCCACAAGGTAATCGAGTCGCACCAGGGAGAGATCAAAGTCAGGAGCGCTGCTGGCAAGGGCACTGCGTTCAGCATCTTGATACCTACTCAGAGAAGAAAAGGAGAAATACATGGCCGCCAGACATGA
- a CDS encoding zf-TFIIB domain-containing protein: protein MNCPICNNVNLIMSERQGIEIDYCPQCRRVWLDRGELDKIIERSVVVPTQKK from the coding sequence ATGAACTGTCCAATTTGCAATAATGTCAACTTAATTATGTCCGAACGGCAAGGAATTGAAATTGATTATTGTCCACAATGTCGAAGAGTTTGGTTGGATAGAGGGGAACTGGACAAAATTATTGAAAGATCTGTGGTAGTGCCTACGCAAAAAAAATGA
- a CDS encoding periplasmic heavy metal sensor — protein sequence MKRTIIIALMAAFLMASGLSTGAFAQGMGHMGMGMGNSQLSVEQQAVLQKIYQEQGQAISNLSQQLMDKQYELNAQLASPNTDEKRTQVLAKEITDLNGKILEARISLQRQLAKEGLPASAGFVCPMTGGTTGHSGGAGMPMGCPMMHGGMGMMGGGMQHGGMMNGCMGMSNGMHY from the coding sequence ATGAAACGCACCATAATTATCGCCTTGATGGCTGCTTTTTTGATGGCTTCCGGACTTTCCACGGGCGCGTTCGCCCAAGGCATGGGTCACATGGGGATGGGCATGGGGAATTCACAACTGTCGGTTGAACAGCAGGCAGTTTTGCAGAAAATCTACCAGGAACAAGGGCAAGCTATCTCTAATCTTAGTCAGCAACTCATGGACAAGCAGTATGAACTGAACGCCCAGCTTGCAAGTCCGAATACCGATGAAAAGCGAACTCAGGTTCTGGCAAAGGAAATCACCGACCTCAACGGCAAGATTCTTGAGGCACGTATTAGCTTGCAAAGACAGCTTGCCAAGGAAGGCTTGCCCGCCTCTGCTGGTTTCGTCTGCCCCATGACCGGTGGCACAACAGGCCATAGCGGGGGGGCTGGAATGCCTATGGGCTGCCCTATGATGCACGGAGGGATGGGCATGATGGGTGGCGGAATGCAGCATGGTGGGATGATGAATGGCTGTATGGGCATGAGCAACGGAATGCATTACTGA
- a CDS encoding heavy metal translocating P-type ATPase, translating to MQKTTFVIKDMDCSEEVAVLKKVLLPFVGQESRLEFDLLGRKLHVDLSGLLVNAENVAEAINATGMKAELFVDALPSCACCGGTCPARGSLWERRGRELLCVVSGLLWAGGLAIMMTEHGSILAAFKASGAAPVAAKLLWILAALGGVWHVLPKAIRSLRALRPDMNLLMVLAVCGAMAIGEYSEGASVAFLFALANQLEAWSIGRARNAIQALMSLAPEKALVFSPLSASPVETPVQDVPTGSRVLIRPGDRVPLDGVVLSGISAVDQSPITGESMPVTKTLGDVVYAGTINADGALEVETTKLSSESTLARIMRMVEQAQSRRAKAVQWVEKFAAVYTPMMVAVAILFAVVPPIFFGGAWDKWFYEALVILVISCPCALVISTPVSIVAALASAARNGVLVKGGVFLEVPATLNAIALDKTGTLTHGRPSVTEVTAFSGISESELLGVAAALESRSSHPVGQAIMRHASSIEAPLVHVEDAQARPGLGAQGRIRETTYFIGNPRFLAETGLVARTDELEQAIDRHAQSAGTFVLVWTEEKVLGCLTVEDRVRSQSRDALKELALLGVDTIVMLTGDNDKTAAKIAAETGVTQYRSDLMPEDKTRVVTELVASGKLVGMVGDGVNDAPALAASHLGIAMGSIGTDVAIETADVALMSDDLSKLPWLIRHSRRTMGTIKANIWFALGVKAVFLLLAVFQMATLWTAILADLGSSLLVIFNGLRLLQIKR from the coding sequence ATGCAAAAAACGACATTCGTCATCAAGGATATGGACTGCTCCGAAGAGGTTGCGGTCCTTAAAAAGGTGCTGCTGCCTTTCGTGGGACAGGAATCCCGGCTGGAATTCGATCTGCTCGGCCGCAAACTGCACGTGGACCTCTCCGGCCTGCTCGTAAACGCAGAGAACGTGGCGGAGGCCATCAATGCGACGGGAATGAAAGCCGAACTCTTTGTGGACGCGCTGCCGTCCTGCGCATGCTGCGGCGGCACGTGCCCCGCCAGGGGAAGCCTCTGGGAACGCCGTGGGCGTGAGCTGCTCTGCGTGGTCAGCGGGCTGCTCTGGGCGGGCGGGCTGGCCATTATGATGACCGAGCACGGCTCCATCCTCGCCGCCTTCAAGGCAAGCGGCGCAGCACCCGTCGCCGCCAAGCTCCTCTGGATTCTGGCGGCGCTCGGCGGCGTATGGCACGTGCTGCCCAAGGCGATCCGTTCGCTTCGCGCGCTGCGCCCGGACATGAATCTGCTCATGGTGCTGGCCGTGTGTGGAGCCATGGCTATCGGCGAGTACTCCGAAGGGGCCTCCGTGGCCTTCCTCTTCGCCCTGGCCAATCAACTCGAGGCCTGGAGCATCGGGCGAGCGCGAAATGCCATCCAGGCCCTCATGAGTCTGGCCCCGGAGAAAGCGCTTGTTTTTTCTCCGTTGTCTGCCTCTCCGGTTGAAACCCCGGTGCAGGATGTCCCCACCGGTTCACGTGTCCTGATTCGGCCCGGTGATCGTGTCCCTTTGGATGGCGTCGTGCTCTCCGGCATATCGGCCGTGGACCAGTCACCCATAACGGGCGAATCCATGCCGGTGACGAAAACGCTCGGTGACGTGGTCTACGCGGGCACCATCAACGCCGATGGCGCGCTGGAGGTGGAGACCACCAAGCTGTCGTCCGAATCCACCCTGGCCAGGATCATGCGCATGGTGGAGCAAGCTCAGTCCCGGCGCGCCAAGGCCGTGCAATGGGTGGAAAAATTCGCAGCCGTATACACGCCGATGATGGTCGCAGTGGCCATCCTGTTCGCAGTGGTCCCCCCCATTTTTTTTGGCGGAGCCTGGGACAAATGGTTTTATGAAGCGCTGGTCATTCTGGTGATCTCCTGTCCGTGCGCCCTGGTGATCTCCACACCGGTGAGCATCGTCGCAGCGCTGGCTTCGGCGGCCCGAAACGGCGTGCTGGTCAAGGGAGGAGTATTTCTGGAAGTGCCCGCCACCCTGAACGCCATCGCCCTGGACAAAACCGGCACGCTCACCCACGGCAGGCCTTCCGTGACCGAGGTGACGGCATTCAGCGGCATTTCCGAATCAGAACTGCTGGGCGTGGCCGCCGCCCTGGAATCACGCAGCAGCCACCCCGTGGGCCAGGCCATCATGCGGCATGCCTCTTCCATTGAAGCCCCTCTGGTGCATGTTGAAGATGCGCAGGCCAGACCTGGCCTGGGAGCGCAGGGGCGCATCCGGGAGACCACGTATTTCATCGGCAATCCGCGTTTTCTAGCCGAGACAGGGCTCGTTGCCAGAACAGACGAGCTTGAGCAGGCCATCGACCGCCATGCTCAGTCTGCTGGAACATTCGTACTGGTCTGGACTGAAGAGAAGGTGCTGGGCTGTCTCACAGTAGAGGATAGGGTGCGCTCCCAATCCAGGGACGCCCTGAAAGAACTCGCCCTGCTCGGCGTGGACACGATTGTCATGCTTACCGGTGACAACGACAAAACCGCAGCAAAGATTGCCGCTGAAACCGGGGTGACGCAGTACAGGTCCGATCTTATGCCGGAGGACAAGACCCGGGTGGTGACGGAGTTGGTGGCGTCCGGCAAACTGGTCGGGATGGTCGGCGATGGCGTTAACGACGCCCCGGCGCTGGCGGCCTCGCATCTGGGCATCGCCATGGGGTCAATCGGCACGGATGTAGCCATTGAAACCGCCGACGTGGCACTCATGTCCGACGATCTTTCCAAGCTGCCCTGGCTCATCCGGCATTCGCGCCGGACGATGGGGACAATCAAGGCGAACATCTGGTTCGCACTGGGCGTTAAGGCCGTATTTCTCCTGTTGGCGGTTTTTCAAATGGCCACGCTATGGACCGCGATCCTAGCGGACCTGGGATCGTCACTTTTGGTTATCTTCAATGGTTTGCGTCTGTTACAAATCAAGCGATAG
- a CDS encoding M23 family metallopeptidase has translation MVNQGPTRLVAQNRLKRIVFYSILFLIVSVLTLEAIPSNADTGIPMTDGRLHKPVKPKRKLAASSKFGIRRDPINKRKTFHKGIDISRPAGTEVLAWSDGVVVKAGWVEDYGQTVDILHANGVKSRYAHLRTIFVRKGQQIRGGLVLGQVGRTGRTTGANLHFEIRVKGKLSDPTKIISDTSKIVAG, from the coding sequence GTGGTGAATCAAGGCCCCACACGCCTCGTTGCTCAGAACCGTTTAAAACGGATTGTGTTCTATTCAATTTTGTTTCTGATTGTTAGCGTGCTGACTTTGGAAGCCATCCCAAGCAACGCAGACACGGGAATTCCCATGACTGACGGACGGCTTCACAAACCGGTAAAACCTAAACGCAAGCTCGCGGCCTCTTCTAAATTTGGAATCCGGCGCGATCCAATCAACAAGCGAAAGACTTTTCACAAAGGTATCGATATTTCTCGCCCGGCTGGTACAGAGGTACTGGCCTGGTCAGATGGAGTTGTGGTCAAGGCAGGTTGGGTGGAGGATTACGGACAAACGGTAGACATTCTCCACGCAAATGGCGTGAAAAGCCGTTATGCCCACCTTCGAACTATTTTCGTCCGCAAGGGGCAACAAATTCGTGGAGGACTGGTTCTAGGTCAAGTGGGGCGAACAGGGCGTACCACTGGGGCTAACCTTCACTTTGAAATCAGGGTGAAGGGCAAATTATCTGACCCAACAAAAATAATCTCCGACACATCAAAGATTGTTGCAGGCTAA
- a CDS encoding heme lyase CcmF/NrfE family subunit: protein MYLFAHGAMLFALLLSILGAGLACIEAWTERGKALPWLERLNMSSVILVAFASAILLRALVSRDFTLSYVTQYTDSTLPLFYAITAFWAGQAGSLLFWALVMGAASVLFLFSNTYQKLDPKTKLYFWMFFLPVQAFFLLLLTGPSSPFVTLVTPPVDGQGLNPLLRNFGMVLHPPLLFIGYAGFTIPACLALASTMTGERRLWVEGAHNWNVASWSLLTSGILLGGWWAYMELGWGGYWAWDPVENASLIPWFSATAFLHTSIIERRFGALPRTNVFLACLTLLLCIFATYLVRSGVVESLHAFGEGGVALPLILAISFGMLVSVAVALARPAGEGSSLPNLDSKQGMVVLLVWLLMVLGAIVLMGTLWPVISQLWETNPVGVNQGFYNTICLPLFTAMAMLLALAPWLGWKGGFWKPKVAMIPVAAWICVFVIGLWLGVRPLLAVTAVGAAVAVAVSVVLLAVLQPKAFRSRAFLSSHGSHLLFAVLVLGVAVSGPFQKTHEVPLSPGENFSFGGYLFEYTKLRTEKKPELAIEEAVITVSKDGKRLGELTPQRRLYRNYDHPNSEVSTLFSLGDELYATIHDIEGERVQPLKVSINPMVNWVWIGSLGVTLLPLLAWRTRRAQGDHSDE, encoded by the coding sequence ATGTATCTCTTTGCTCACGGAGCGATGCTCTTTGCGTTGCTTCTTTCGATTTTGGGTGCCGGACTCGCTTGTATCGAGGCATGGACAGAGCGTGGTAAGGCTTTGCCCTGGCTGGAGCGGCTGAATATGTCGTCAGTCATCCTGGTGGCTTTCGCGTCCGCTATTCTTCTCCGAGCGCTGGTGAGCAGAGACTTCACCTTATCTTACGTCACTCAATACACGGACAGCACCCTGCCGCTATTTTATGCCATCACCGCTTTTTGGGCGGGCCAAGCCGGGTCACTGCTCTTCTGGGCGCTGGTGATGGGCGCGGCAAGCGTACTTTTTCTGTTCTCAAACACGTACCAAAAACTCGATCCCAAGACGAAGCTGTACTTCTGGATGTTTTTCCTGCCGGTGCAGGCATTTTTCCTTCTGCTTCTCACCGGCCCGAGCAGCCCTTTTGTCACACTTGTCACGCCACCAGTCGATGGGCAAGGCCTCAATCCGCTCCTGCGAAACTTCGGCATGGTACTCCACCCTCCGCTGCTTTTCATTGGGTATGCGGGATTCACCATTCCAGCCTGTCTGGCTCTAGCCTCCACAATGACCGGAGAACGCAGATTATGGGTGGAAGGAGCTCATAACTGGAATGTCGCTTCTTGGTCGCTACTCACCTCCGGTATTCTTCTGGGTGGCTGGTGGGCATATATGGAGCTGGGTTGGGGCGGATACTGGGCCTGGGATCCGGTTGAAAACGCGTCACTGATCCCTTGGTTTTCGGCCACGGCATTTCTTCACACGTCCATCATTGAGCGACGTTTCGGAGCCTTGCCACGCACGAACGTATTCCTTGCTTGCCTGACCCTGCTCCTGTGTATTTTCGCCACATATCTGGTTCGTAGCGGCGTGGTCGAATCCCTGCATGCCTTTGGCGAGGGAGGAGTGGCGCTGCCCCTTATTTTGGCCATTTCTTTCGGGATGCTCGTGAGCGTGGCTGTAGCTTTGGCGCGACCGGCAGGGGAAGGCTCCTCTCTTCCTAATCTGGATAGCAAGCAAGGGATGGTTGTGTTATTGGTATGGCTACTGATGGTCTTGGGTGCCATTGTTCTCATGGGTACACTTTGGCCAGTGATCAGCCAGTTGTGGGAAACTAATCCTGTTGGGGTTAATCAAGGCTTTTATAACACAATTTGTTTGCCGCTGTTCACAGCCATGGCCATGCTACTAGCCCTTGCCCCCTGGCTTGGCTGGAAGGGTGGCTTTTGGAAACCAAAGGTCGCCATGATCCCGGTTGCTGCCTGGATATGCGTTTTCGTCATCGGGCTCTGGCTGGGAGTCAGGCCGTTACTGGCTGTAACGGCGGTCGGAGCGGCCGTGGCAGTGGCTGTATCCGTAGTCTTGTTGGCCGTCCTTCAGCCCAAAGCCTTTCGCTCACGTGCGTTCCTGTCCAGCCACGGATCTCACTTGCTTTTCGCTGTACTCGTGCTGGGCGTGGCTGTCTCGGGGCCATTCCAGAAAACCCACGAAGTACCCCTCTCGCCAGGTGAAAATTTCTCATTCGGCGGATACTTGTTCGAATACACGAAACTCCGAACAGAGAAAAAACCCGAACTGGCTATCGAAGAGGCGGTAATCACAGTCAGCAAAGACGGAAAACGCTTAGGCGAACTGACCCCGCAACGGCGTTTGTACCGCAACTACGATCATCCCAACAGCGAGGTCTCAACCCTTTTCAGCTTGGGAGACGAACTTTACGCCACAATCCACGATATCGAAGGCGAGCGCGTACAGCCACTCAAAGTGAGCATCAACCCCATGGTGAACTGGGTATGGATCGGAAGCTTAGGCGTTACTCTTTTACCACTGCTGGCGTGGCGCACTCGCAGAGCGCAGGGAGATCATTCCGATGAATAA
- the tnpA gene encoding IS200/IS605 family transposase — protein MGRFFKLSHTIWYCQYHIVWTPKYRFRILGGAVGVEADRCIRAFCEHQGCQLLELNVQPDHVHLLTYVPPKVCISNFVGTVKGRTAIRIFNKFRELKRKPYWGNHFWARGYCVDTVGLDADKIRKYVKYQEEQERKLER, from the coding sequence ATGGGCCGCTTTTTCAAGCTATCTCACACGATATGGTATTGCCAATATCATATCGTCTGGACCCCCAAATATCGGTTTCGGATATTGGGAGGAGCGGTTGGAGTTGAGGCAGATCGGTGCATTCGTGCTTTTTGTGAACACCAAGGCTGCCAGCTATTGGAACTCAACGTCCAGCCAGATCATGTGCATCTGTTAACCTATGTTCCGCCGAAGGTGTGTATTTCCAACTTTGTCGGGACTGTCAAAGGGCGAACGGCCATACGGATATTCAACAAATTCCGGGAACTGAAGCGTAAGCCCTATTGGGGTAATCATTTTTGGGCACGTGGTTACTGTGTCGATACCGTCGGTTTAGATGCTGATAAAATTCGAAAGTATGTAAAATATCAAGAAGAACAAGAACGTAAACTTGAGAGATAG